From Polynucleobacter sp. MWH-Braz-FAM2G, a single genomic window includes:
- the phaR gene encoding polyhydroxyalkanoate synthesis repressor PhaR, with protein sequence MVTRAKRAGEDRLIKKYPNRRLYDTQTSAYVTLSDIKGLVMANEVFKVVDAKTEEDLTRNILLQIILEEEAGGAPVFSSQMLSQIIRFYGNSMQGLMGNYLEKTMQSFVDIHNKLGDQTKGLGAGSTPEAWSQMMNLQNPLMQGLMGNYMEQSKDLFIKMQEQMQGSQNIFGSFPFTTQPNKTEKE encoded by the coding sequence ATGGTAACCCGCGCAAAACGAGCCGGCGAAGATCGGCTCATCAAAAAGTATCCCAATCGTCGCCTTTACGATACCCAGACAAGTGCATATGTCACCTTGTCCGACATCAAAGGTTTGGTCATGGCAAATGAAGTATTTAAGGTTGTCGATGCTAAAACTGAAGAAGATTTAACGCGCAATATTTTGCTGCAAATTATTCTCGAGGAAGAGGCTGGTGGTGCCCCAGTCTTCTCATCGCAAATGTTGTCTCAAATCATTCGCTTCTATGGAAACTCCATGCAAGGTTTGATGGGTAATTATTTAGAAAAGACAATGCAATCTTTTGTCGATATCCACAATAAACTTGGTGATCAAACAAAGGGCCTCGGTGCAGGAAGTACTCCGGAGGCTTGGTCTCAAATGATGAATCTGCAAAATCCGCTAATGCAAGGCTTGATGGGAAACTACATGGAGCAAAGCAAGGATCTTTTTATTAAGATGCAAGAGCAAATGCAGGGTTCACAAAATATTTTTGGAAGCTTTCCATTTACGACTCAGCCTAATAAAACTGAAAAAGAATAG
- the serB gene encoding phosphoserine phosphatase SerB, with the protein MANHQTLVALSRTPIAEKLVFELKNHAHLIGVSLHTLGDQLFNGAYYSARWECSANLDTLQREALRSIASNYSTDLCFLRADLVSQDIQVLAMDMDSTLINIECIDEIADFTGKKSAVAAITEATMRGEIKDFKESLRRRVALLEGVHADALESVYRERLKPNPGAAELLAGANERGIYSLLVSGGFTFFTEKLRLQLGIKQTQANTLEIIDGKLTGKVLGDIVDGFAKAAHLDAVCERLGCTKANSITMGDGANDLIMMNGSGISVAYKAKPVVKEKADAAFDHVGLDAALLLIS; encoded by the coding sequence ATGGCAAACCATCAAACTCTTGTTGCTCTTTCTAGAACGCCTATCGCAGAAAAGCTGGTTTTTGAATTAAAAAATCATGCTCACCTTATAGGCGTCAGTTTGCATACCCTTGGTGATCAACTATTTAATGGCGCCTACTATAGTGCGCGTTGGGAATGCAGTGCTAATCTAGATACCCTTCAAAGAGAGGCGCTCAGAAGCATTGCATCAAATTACAGCACCGATCTCTGTTTCTTGCGTGCTGATTTAGTTTCACAAGACATTCAAGTCTTAGCGATGGATATGGATTCCACTCTCATCAATATCGAATGTATTGATGAAATAGCTGATTTCACAGGTAAAAAATCCGCTGTTGCTGCAATCACTGAAGCCACAATGCGCGGAGAAATTAAAGACTTCAAAGAAAGCTTGAGAAGGCGTGTCGCCTTACTTGAAGGCGTTCACGCTGACGCACTTGAATCAGTGTACCGAGAACGCTTAAAACCCAATCCTGGAGCAGCCGAACTTTTAGCGGGTGCTAATGAACGCGGAATTTATAGTTTGCTTGTATCTGGAGGCTTTACATTCTTTACCGAAAAATTGCGGTTACAACTTGGAATTAAACAAACCCAAGCCAATACACTTGAGATTATTGATGGCAAGCTAACCGGTAAAGTGCTCGGTGATATCGTCGACGGCTTTGCAAAGGCGGCTCACCTGGATGCAGTATGTGAACGTCTTGGCTGCACTAAAGCAAATTCCATCACCATGGGTGATGGTGCGAATGATTTAATCATGATGAATGGCTCAGGAATTAGCGTTGCCTATAAAGCTAAACCTGTAGTTAAAGAAAAAGCCGACGCGGCTTTTGACCATGTCGGCTTGGATGCTGCCTTACTGTTGATCTCTTAA
- a CDS encoding acetyl-CoA C-acyltransferase family protein, whose protein sequence is MSRDVVVLSAVRSAIGTFNGALSSFEPSELGGIVMKEAVARSGVDPALINYVTVGNTIPTDSRYGYVARVASIQAGLPMESVAMALNRLCSSGLQAIVTTAQQIMLGDCDYGIGGGVEVMSRGMYGSPAMRSGARMGDTKMLDLMVAILTDPFGVGHMGVTAENLVEKWKLTREEQDALAVESHRRAANAIKEGRFKSQIVPITIKTRKGDVVFDTDEHVKPDTTMETLAKMKAVFKKEGGSVTAGNASGINDGAAFFVLADAETAKKAGQKPIARLVSYAIAGVPNHIMGEGPIPATKIALERAGLKLDQIDVIESNEAFAAQALAVTKGLGLDPAKTNVNGGAIALGHPIGCSGAAIATKAIHELHRVQGKYALVTMCIGGGQGIATIFERL, encoded by the coding sequence ATGAGTCGTGATGTCGTTGTCTTGAGTGCAGTTCGTTCCGCAATCGGTACCTTTAATGGCGCTCTCAGTAGTTTTGAGCCCTCCGAGCTTGGCGGTATCGTGATGAAAGAGGCGGTTGCTCGCTCTGGGGTTGATCCAGCATTAATTAACTATGTCACTGTTGGTAATACTATTCCGACAGACAGTCGCTATGGCTACGTTGCACGTGTTGCATCCATCCAGGCCGGCCTGCCAATGGAATCTGTTGCAATGGCATTAAATCGTCTTTGCAGCTCTGGATTGCAAGCAATTGTTACTACTGCCCAACAAATTATGTTGGGTGATTGCGATTACGGTATTGGTGGTGGTGTAGAAGTGATGTCACGCGGTATGTATGGTTCCCCAGCAATGCGCAGTGGTGCTCGTATGGGTGACACCAAGATGCTTGACTTGATGGTGGCGATTTTGACTGACCCATTTGGCGTTGGTCATATGGGTGTTACTGCAGAAAACCTAGTAGAAAAATGGAAGCTAACACGTGAGGAGCAAGATGCTCTTGCAGTTGAATCTCACCGCCGTGCTGCGAATGCTATTAAAGAAGGTCGCTTTAAATCTCAAATCGTTCCGATCACCATCAAAACTCGTAAGGGTGACGTGGTGTTTGATACCGATGAGCATGTAAAGCCAGACACCACTATGGAAACACTAGCCAAGATGAAGGCAGTGTTCAAAAAAGAGGGTGGTTCAGTAACTGCTGGTAACGCCTCAGGCATTAATGATGGTGCTGCATTCTTTGTTTTGGCTGATGCTGAAACTGCAAAGAAAGCAGGTCAAAAGCCAATCGCTCGCTTGGTATCCTATGCAATTGCTGGTGTACCTAATCACATTATGGGTGAAGGCCCAATTCCTGCGACTAAGATTGCTCTAGAGCGTGCTGGTCTGAAATTAGATCAAATCGACGTGATTGAGTCTAATGAAGCATTCGCAGCGCAAGCACTCGCGGTGACCAAAGGTTTGGGATTAGATCCTGCTAAAACTAACGTTAATGGCGGCGCTATTGCATTGGGTCACCCAATTGGTTGCTCTGGTGCAGCTATTGCTACTAAGGCGATTCATGAGTTACATCGTGTTCAAGGCAAATATGCGTTGGTAACAATGTGTATTGGTGGTGGTCAAGGTATTGCGACTATTTTCGAGCGCCTGTAA
- the phaC gene encoding class I poly(R)-hydroxyalkanoic acid synthase, giving the protein MFAGMNTGATPSLAPHHMALIPPERLSEIQKEYFTELAHIATNPEAIEVKDRRFAGKAWHSSWSKVIAATYLLNSKHLMSLAKAVETDEKSKQKILFTTEQMIDALSPSNFIATNPEVLESIISSQGQSIQKGIVNLLGDMKKGKVSQTDESAFEVGRNIATTEGHVVFRNELFELIQYTPLTEQVFERPYLMVPPCINKYYILDLQPDNSVVRHMVSQGHTVFLVSWKNPDASMAEVSWDDYVGKGVIKAIDVVKEISESKQINILGFCVGGTLTTSALAVLAARDEHPAASLTLFTTLLDFTNTGILDVFIDEGMVEMRENTIGGKGGKYGMMSGLDLGNTFSFLRPNDLVWNYVVENYLKGNSPPPFDLLYWNGDSTNLPGAMYCWYLRHTYLQNDLIKPGKVKICGEKIDLGKIKCPAYLYASQEDHIVPWQSAYESTHILKGKNRFVLGASGHIAGVINPPAKNKRYYFENSKIAPTAQEWLEGAKQIPGSWWPDYTKWLEQYAGKQKPASKTFGNSKYKKMEAAPGVYVKEKATPEFK; this is encoded by the coding sequence ATGTTTGCAGGCATGAATACAGGTGCAACCCCATCTTTGGCACCGCACCATATGGCACTAATTCCGCCAGAGCGTTTATCCGAAATTCAAAAAGAATATTTTACGGAGCTAGCGCATATTGCTACCAATCCTGAAGCGATTGAGGTGAAAGACCGTCGCTTTGCTGGAAAAGCATGGCACTCCTCATGGAGTAAGGTAATTGCAGCAACTTATTTGCTTAATTCAAAGCATTTAATGTCGCTGGCTAAGGCAGTTGAAACCGATGAAAAGTCGAAACAGAAGATTCTGTTTACTACTGAGCAAATGATTGATGCGCTCTCTCCATCCAACTTTATTGCGACCAACCCAGAAGTTTTAGAGAGCATCATTAGCTCTCAGGGTCAGTCTATTCAAAAGGGGATTGTGAACTTACTGGGAGATATGAAAAAAGGTAAGGTTTCACAAACGGATGAGTCAGCCTTTGAAGTTGGAAGAAATATCGCTACCACTGAAGGGCATGTGGTATTTCGTAATGAATTATTTGAATTAATTCAATACACACCATTAACAGAGCAAGTTTTTGAGCGCCCCTATTTAATGGTTCCTCCTTGTATCAACAAGTATTACATCCTAGACCTTCAGCCCGATAACTCGGTTGTTCGTCATATGGTTAGTCAGGGCCACACTGTCTTCTTGGTGTCTTGGAAGAATCCAGATGCATCCATGGCTGAGGTGAGCTGGGATGACTATGTTGGTAAAGGCGTAATTAAAGCAATTGATGTTGTTAAAGAAATATCTGAATCCAAGCAAATTAATATATTGGGATTCTGTGTTGGTGGCACTTTGACAACTTCCGCCTTGGCTGTTTTGGCGGCGCGCGATGAGCATCCAGCAGCAAGTTTGACTCTCTTTACCACTTTATTAGACTTCACCAACACAGGCATTCTGGATGTCTTCATTGATGAAGGCATGGTAGAAATGCGTGAGAACACCATTGGTGGTAAAGGTGGTAAGTATGGAATGATGTCAGGCCTTGATTTGGGTAACACCTTCTCATTCTTACGACCAAATGACTTGGTGTGGAATTATGTTGTTGAGAATTACCTTAAAGGCAATTCGCCTCCACCATTTGATCTGCTCTATTGGAATGGTGACTCTACCAATCTTCCAGGTGCGATGTACTGCTGGTACTTGCGTCATACCTATTTGCAAAATGATTTGATTAAGCCAGGCAAAGTCAAAATTTGTGGCGAGAAGATTGATCTTGGAAAAATTAAATGTCCTGCTTATCTGTACGCTTCTCAAGAAGATCATATCGTTCCATGGCAATCTGCTTATGAGTCGACGCACATTCTCAAAGGTAAAAATCGCTTTGTGTTGGGCGCATCTGGCCATATCGCTGGCGTGATTAATCCACCTGCCAAAAATAAGCGCTACTATTTTGAAAATAGCAAGATTGCTCCAACCGCACAGGAGTGGCTGGAAGGTGCAAAACAGATTCCAGGAAGTTGGTGGCCAGACTATACAAAATGGCTTGAGCAATATGCTGGCAAACAAAAGCCAGCTAGCAAAACCTTCGGCAATTCCAAGTATAAAAAAATGGAAGCCGCACCTGGGGTGTATGTAAAAGAAAAAGCAACACCTGAATTCAAGTAA
- the pgeF gene encoding peptidoglycan editing factor PgeF, giving the protein MSFILPQWSAPKSVHALVSIRIGGVSKAPFDSLNLGDHVGDSIENVLANRAIFSKNLPNEPLWLKQIHSTVVSTPQTRKLAQHSAIMADASVTNVPGEVLVVMTADCLPVLFTNSRGTAVGVAHAGWRGLCAGILENTISELLNISDDESAGNLRVWLGPAIGPERFEVGQDVVNAFEDFGIPFSKNAFQSIPNKEGKYLANIYQLARDRLESCGVTSISGGEFCTVQDSTHFFSYRRDGETGRFATAIWIAP; this is encoded by the coding sequence GTGAGTTTTATTCTTCCTCAATGGTCAGCACCCAAGTCTGTTCATGCCTTGGTCAGCATTCGAATAGGCGGGGTGAGTAAAGCGCCATTTGATTCTTTGAACTTAGGGGATCATGTGGGCGATTCAATTGAAAATGTCCTAGCTAACAGGGCTATTTTTTCCAAAAATTTGCCAAATGAACCTCTTTGGTTAAAGCAAATCCATAGCACTGTTGTCAGCACTCCCCAAACCCGTAAGCTGGCTCAGCATTCAGCAATCATGGCAGATGCTTCAGTGACTAACGTGCCAGGGGAGGTATTGGTAGTGATGACTGCAGATTGTTTGCCTGTGTTGTTTACTAATTCACGCGGAACTGCTGTTGGTGTTGCTCATGCAGGCTGGAGAGGGCTTTGTGCCGGAATATTAGAAAACACGATTTCTGAGCTGCTCAATATTTCTGATGATGAATCAGCAGGCAATCTCAGGGTTTGGTTGGGACCAGCGATTGGTCCTGAGCGATTTGAAGTTGGTCAGGATGTAGTCAATGCCTTTGAAGATTTCGGCATTCCTTTTTCAAAAAATGCCTTTCAATCAATTCCGAATAAAGAAGGTAAATACTTGGCCAATATCTATCAACTCGCAAGAGATCGACTTGAGTCTTGTGGCGTTACATCAATATCTGGCGGTGAGTTTTGCACCGTTCAAGATTCAACGCATTTCTTCTCGTATCGTCGTGATGGTGAAACGGGAAGATTCGCTACGGCTATTTGGATTGCGCCTTAG
- the rimO gene encoding 30S ribosomal protein S12 methylthiotransferase RimO, whose translation MAGKIGFVSLGCPKALVDSELILTQLSAEGYETAKDYSGADLVVVNTCGFIDSAVEESLSAIGEALAENGKVIVTGCLGARKNPDGSDLISTIHPKVLAVTGPHATDEVMQAIHLHLPKPHDPFTDLVPSTGVKLTPKHYAYLKISEGCNHRCTFCIIPSLRGDLLSRPIGEVLLEAKRLFESGVKELLVVSQDTSAYGVDIQYRTGFWDGKPVKTKMFDLVSALNQIAREYKAWVRLHYVYPYPHVDDVLPLMAEFSEHGYGVLPYLDIPLQHAHPDVLKRMKRPASGEKNLERILAWRSACPDLVIRSTFIAGFPGETEEEFEYLLQFLDEAQIDRAGCFAYSPVEGATANQLDNPVPEQIREERRARFMEKAEAISVERLAKKIGKRIQVIVDRVDDSGGIGRSIGDAPEIDGLVRVFPPSKPSKRYRAGEIIRVSVIGSQGHDLIAET comes from the coding sequence GTGGCTGGAAAAATTGGTTTTGTCTCCTTAGGCTGTCCTAAGGCATTAGTAGATTCTGAGTTAATCCTTACGCAACTGAGTGCGGAAGGTTATGAAACTGCTAAGGATTACTCAGGCGCAGATCTCGTAGTAGTTAATACTTGCGGCTTTATTGATTCAGCTGTTGAGGAGAGTCTCTCAGCAATTGGTGAGGCCTTGGCTGAAAACGGTAAAGTGATTGTAACCGGCTGTCTTGGCGCGAGAAAAAATCCTGATGGAAGTGATCTCATCTCGACCATTCACCCCAAAGTGCTTGCAGTTACAGGGCCACACGCTACCGATGAGGTCATGCAGGCAATTCATTTGCATCTGCCAAAGCCGCACGATCCATTTACAGATTTAGTTCCATCAACTGGTGTTAAGTTAACTCCAAAACATTACGCCTACCTCAAAATTAGTGAGGGCTGCAATCATCGCTGTACTTTTTGCATCATCCCCAGTTTGCGCGGTGATTTGCTATCTCGACCAATAGGAGAGGTTTTGCTTGAAGCAAAACGCTTGTTTGAGTCAGGCGTTAAAGAGTTATTGGTTGTCTCTCAAGATACGAGTGCTTATGGTGTGGATATTCAATATCGCACAGGCTTTTGGGATGGAAAGCCTGTAAAGACCAAAATGTTTGATTTGGTGAGTGCCTTAAATCAAATCGCCCGAGAATATAAGGCTTGGGTCAGATTGCACTATGTTTATCCCTATCCACATGTGGATGATGTCTTGCCTTTGATGGCTGAATTTTCTGAGCACGGTTACGGAGTTTTGCCTTACCTTGATATCCCTTTGCAACATGCCCATCCAGATGTGCTCAAGCGGATGAAACGGCCTGCTAGTGGCGAGAAGAATTTAGAGCGTATTTTGGCTTGGCGTTCAGCATGTCCAGACCTAGTTATTCGTAGTACTTTTATTGCGGGTTTCCCTGGTGAGACTGAAGAGGAATTTGAATATCTACTGCAATTCTTGGATGAGGCTCAAATTGATCGTGCGGGATGTTTTGCATATTCACCGGTTGAGGGCGCAACTGCCAATCAATTAGATAATCCAGTGCCTGAGCAAATTCGGGAAGAACGTCGTGCCAGGTTTATGGAAAAGGCTGAAGCCATCTCTGTTGAGAGGCTTGCTAAAAAAATAGGCAAACGTATTCAGGTCATTGTTGATCGTGTCGATGACTCTGGTGGAATAGGCAGAAGTATTGGGGATGCCCCTGAAATTGATGGTTTGGTGCGGGTTTTTCCGCCAAGTAAGCCTTCAAAAAGGTATCGTGCCGGAGAAATTATTCGAGTTTCAGTCATAGGCTCCCAAGGGCATGACCTAATAGCCGAAACTTGA
- a CDS encoding outer membrane protein assembly factor BamD — protein MPRLKSLSVMSEAISDASLRLAGDSSTEKKVVSFNFISSALILSLLATLLLLGGCAGSDGTKDDTDIWSEAKLYSEATDKLNDADFAKCGKYFEKLEARFPFGPYSQQAQINAAYCYWKAQEQTQALVAIDRFIKLHQGSPSLDYAYYLKGLITFNDDLGWLGKFTGQDLSERDPKAAKEAFESFKVVVERFPDSKYAPDALDRMRYIVNSLAEADVIVARFYYQRGAYLAAANRAQLVIRDYDRAPAVEEALYILTKSYEKLGMVELSNDAARVFKLNFPDSEMMVTGQRVKKERRWWQFWNK, from the coding sequence ATGCCACGCTTAAAAAGCCTTTCAGTTATGTCCGAAGCAATATCAGACGCCAGTTTAAGGCTTGCTGGGGATTCTTCCACAGAAAAAAAAGTGGTGTCTTTTAATTTTATTTCTTCAGCTTTGATTCTGTCACTACTGGCTACGCTGCTCTTACTGGGCGGATGCGCAGGTAGCGATGGCACAAAGGATGACACCGATATCTGGTCTGAAGCAAAACTCTATTCAGAAGCAACCGACAAACTAAATGATGCTGACTTTGCCAAATGCGGCAAATACTTTGAGAAACTTGAAGCACGCTTCCCTTTTGGACCCTACTCTCAACAGGCGCAAATTAATGCTGCTTACTGCTATTGGAAAGCACAAGAGCAAACCCAAGCGCTTGTTGCAATTGATCGCTTTATTAAATTGCATCAAGGAAGTCCAAGTCTAGATTACGCCTACTATCTAAAAGGCTTAATAACCTTTAATGACGACCTAGGCTGGTTAGGCAAATTTACTGGCCAGGATCTCAGCGAACGTGACCCTAAAGCTGCTAAAGAAGCTTTTGAATCCTTCAAGGTCGTTGTCGAGCGTTTCCCAGACAGCAAGTATGCACCCGACGCTTTAGATCGAATGCGCTACATTGTTAATTCACTTGCAGAGGCAGATGTGATCGTGGCGCGATTCTACTATCAGCGTGGCGCCTATTTAGCCGCTGCCAATCGCGCTCAATTGGTTATTCGCGATTACGATCGTGCGCCTGCCGTAGAAGAGGCTCTCTACATCCTTACTAAATCTTATGAAAAATTGGGTATGGTTGAGCTAAGCAATGATGCTGCACGGGTATTTAAGTTGAACTTCCCTGATAGCGAAATGATGGTTACAGGACAACGCGTGAAAAAAGAGCGCAGATGGTGGCAGTTCTGGAACAAGTAA
- a CDS encoding RluA family pseudouridine synthase: MALPQTPESNPIDYIDDEDFISLEIPMEMAGERLDKVLAGSLPDFSRNRLKSWVEAGAVMVDGKVTKARYLLRGGESIKVFPQEMPEQFAFSPEDIELEVIYKDESIIVINKPPGLVVHPAAGNWSGTLLNGLLFRYPELKLLPRAGIVHRLDKDTSGLMVVARTSQAQTSLVRQLQDRTVGRRYLAWVWGEPPSQGKVLASVGRDQRDRLKMAAGSPQGKPAATLFRRLAKGLVGEAPVALLECRLETGRTHQIRVHLESLGYPLVGDPVYKKKTPGASKQLSFHRQALHAFALSLQHPEKNQLMTWFKLPPQDLMELLPQLGMSEEILPKEASVIASINKELQS, from the coding sequence GTGGCATTGCCGCAAACTCCTGAATCGAATCCCATTGATTATATCGATGATGAGGATTTCATCTCCCTTGAAATTCCCATGGAAATGGCTGGTGAGCGCTTAGACAAGGTGCTAGCAGGGTCTTTGCCTGATTTTTCTCGAAATCGACTGAAGTCTTGGGTGGAGGCTGGGGCTGTTATGGTCGACGGAAAGGTCACAAAAGCCCGTTATTTGCTTCGTGGAGGGGAGAGTATTAAGGTATTTCCGCAGGAAATGCCTGAACAATTTGCTTTTAGCCCCGAGGACATAGAGCTTGAAGTAATTTACAAAGATGAGTCCATCATTGTTATCAACAAACCTCCGGGTTTGGTTGTTCATCCCGCAGCCGGTAATTGGTCGGGGACTTTGCTCAATGGGCTTTTATTTCGTTATCCAGAATTAAAACTGCTGCCAAGGGCTGGAATTGTTCACCGTTTAGACAAAGATACCTCTGGATTGATGGTGGTTGCCAGAACATCACAAGCGCAAACCTCCTTAGTACGTCAACTTCAAGACAGAACAGTGGGACGTCGTTACCTAGCCTGGGTTTGGGGTGAGCCACCTAGCCAGGGAAAGGTTTTGGCCTCTGTGGGGCGAGATCAACGGGATCGATTAAAAATGGCAGCAGGAAGCCCGCAGGGAAAACCTGCCGCCACTTTGTTTAGACGACTAGCTAAAGGTTTGGTTGGAGAGGCTCCCGTAGCTCTCCTTGAATGTCGTCTTGAAACGGGTCGTACCCATCAGATTCGAGTGCACTTGGAGTCGCTAGGTTACCCCTTGGTCGGAGACCCTGTTTATAAAAAGAAAACGCCTGGAGCTTCAAAGCAACTCTCCTTTCATCGACAAGCCTTGCATGCATTTGCTCTAAGTCTTCAGCATCCTGAAAAAAATCAATTAATGACTTGGTTTAAGCTTCCGCCGCAAGATCTTATGGAGCTATTGCCCCAATTAGGAATGAGTGAGGAGATTCTTCCTAAAGAAGCATCGGTAATTGCATCTATTAATAAAGAATTACAGTCGTGA
- a CDS encoding 3-ketoacyl-ACP reductase → MSQKVAYVTGGMGGIGTAICQRLAKDGFKVIAGCGPNSPRKDRWIAEQKALGYDFIASEGNVSDWDSTVAAFDKVKAEVGRVDVLVNNAGITRDSVFRKMTPDAWKAVIDTNLNSLFNVTKQVIDGMVDNNWGRIINISSVNGQKGQFGQCNYSTAKAGLHGFTMALAQEVATKGVTVNTVSPGYIGTDMVKAIREDVLEKIVSGIPVKRLGTPEEIASICCWIASDDGGYATGADFSLNGGIHTG, encoded by the coding sequence ATGTCTCAAAAAGTCGCATATGTAACTGGTGGTATGGGTGGTATTGGTACCGCTATTTGTCAACGTCTTGCTAAGGATGGCTTTAAGGTCATTGCTGGTTGTGGTCCTAATTCACCACGTAAAGATCGTTGGATTGCTGAACAAAAAGCCCTTGGCTATGATTTCATCGCCTCAGAAGGTAACGTTTCAGACTGGGATAGCACTGTTGCCGCTTTTGACAAGGTAAAGGCTGAAGTAGGTCGTGTCGACGTATTGGTAAATAACGCAGGTATTACTCGTGACAGCGTGTTCCGTAAGATGACACCTGATGCATGGAAAGCGGTTATTGATACAAACCTGAACTCTTTGTTTAATGTAACGAAGCAAGTGATCGATGGCATGGTCGATAACAACTGGGGTCGCATTATCAATATCTCCTCAGTAAATGGACAAAAGGGTCAATTTGGTCAGTGTAACTATTCCACTGCTAAAGCAGGTTTACATGGTTTCACTATGGCTTTGGCTCAAGAAGTCGCAACTAAAGGCGTTACTGTAAACACCGTTTCACCTGGCTATATCGGTACAGATATGGTGAAGGCTATTCGTGAAGATGTGTTGGAGAAAATCGTTTCTGGTATCCCTGTTAAGCGTTTGGGAACTCCTGAAGAGATTGCTTCTATTTGTTGCTGGATTGCTTCAGATGATGGTGGCTATGCAACTGGCGCAGACTTCTCGCTAAATGGTGGTATCCATACTGGTTAA